The following are encoded together in the Candidatus Anoxymicrobium japonicum genome:
- a CDS encoding proteasome assembly chaperone family protein, whose translation MPGGSFRALRERSPVKTAKTKMQALNKPRPNIPGGEILDKNEVNVILFEGFDKADLKGATVIGGFPSIGLVSTIAANYLIDVLGLRHIGILDCRDFPALAVVHDSEPLAPVRVYAGKKCQKKKSAECVVVFVSEFQPAQQLMRPISDAVMDFVKQNGCDLMISPEGIVLEGALSEDEVVDVFAIGSTEKARGLLTEKGIKQFSNGIIAGISGLTLTRGKREGIDAISMLAEANPDFPDARGAAAIIETIANLIDLDIDVGPLYDEAERIEKQLMAVQAQAKPITERKTLQSGPQMYA comes from the coding sequence GTGCCGGGCGGTTCGTTTCGAGCGTTGCGCGAACGAAGTCCAGTCAAAACAGCAAAAACAAAAATGCAAGCTTTAAATAAGCCGCGGCCCAATATCCCAGGTGGTGAGATTCTGGACAAAAACGAAGTTAATGTCATCCTGTTTGAAGGGTTCGACAAGGCGGATCTGAAGGGAGCGACCGTCATCGGCGGCTTTCCGTCGATAGGCCTCGTCTCCACAATAGCCGCAAACTACCTTATCGACGTTCTTGGGCTGCGGCATATCGGCATACTGGACTGCCGCGACTTCCCCGCTCTTGCGGTCGTGCACGACAGTGAGCCGCTTGCGCCGGTAAGGGTATACGCAGGGAAGAAATGCCAAAAGAAGAAATCCGCCGAATGCGTAGTCGTATTTGTCTCCGAATTCCAGCCCGCGCAACAGCTCATGCGACCTATCTCGGATGCCGTTATGGACTTCGTGAAGCAAAACGGCTGCGACCTTATGATATCCCCTGAAGGCATAGTTCTCGAAGGGGCGCTGTCCGAGGATGAGGTCGTGGACGTATTCGCCATCGGTTCCACGGAGAAGGCGCGCGGGCTCTTGACCGAAAAAGGGATCAAGCAGTTCTCGAACGGCATAATAGCGGGCATATCCGGCCTGACGCTCACGAGGGGAAAACGGGAGGGTATAGACGCCATAAGCATGCTTGCCGAGGCGAATCCGGACTTCCCTGACGCGCGCGGGGCTGCCGCCATAATAGAAACAATAGCGAACCTCATAGACCTCGATATAGACGTGGGGCCGCTCTACGACGAGGCCGAGCGCATAGAGAAGCAGTTGATGGCTGTTCAGGCGCAGGCAAAGCCGATAACAGAACGCAAGACCTTACAATCGGGGCCGCAGATGTACGCCTGA